One genomic segment of Mytilus trossulus isolate FHL-02 chromosome 4, PNRI_Mtr1.1.1.hap1, whole genome shotgun sequence includes these proteins:
- the LOC134715578 gene encoding raf homolog serine/threonine-protein kinase Raf-like: protein MPRTYVDNSMNRSLGRVGMAHGSMPVSRSGGGGGSSYSGGGGSYGGGGSSYGGGGSSYGGGGSSYSSGSSYGGGNTKTYVDNASNRSLGRVGMPHGSMSVSRSSGSSYSSGDTSSKTYVDNSSNRSLGRVGMPLGSMVVSKSGSSDNSSRASSSGTKSYVDNSYNRSIGRVGLEHGTAVVSGKSPMNYGEKIFNDSGIGASFCESPSPSPAAKVYKDNPLNRSLGRVGLPHGSAVHSRNSFAPAPPVTKKYVDNAFNRSKGRVGKPLGSMSISRKSNTTSGASDIYRNYMRNPVREIDFSRMEIDEEQQYEACDVALSLIHRMEEVMRWQKETSTTRDPHTSDRVLQNYRGTKIDFKDIEIMQKIGSGGFGDVHFAKWRGTVVAAKKLRVQRVSKRRLKEFTDEIFLLCELEHPNIVKFIGASVVTPNLCIVMEYMQMSLFDALHIKDDIEFSEEEKIEIIQHTALGLEYLHDANIAHCDMKSQNVLLDYVAGETLVAKITDFGLSMMKNETETSTSAGGDYVRNIGTPRYSSPENLRGEDLQLRDLKMSDMYSYSLIVFEVCCEDEPFYKLTYQQLRKQVGELGLTPEIPSDVSLHSNVLRLLNKCWDRDPRRRPTSKRFAEYALQFDSIYQID from the exons atgccGAGAACGTACGTGGATAATTCTATGAATAGAAGTTTGGGTAGAGTCGGGATGGCCCACGGAAGCATGCCTGTTTCCCGTTCAGGTGGTGGGGGTGGCAGTAGTTACAGTGGCGGTGGTGGTAGTTATGGTGGCGGAGGTAGTAGTTATGGTGGCGGTGGTAGTAGTTATGGTGGCGGTGGTAGTAGTTACAGTAGCGGTAGCAGTTATGGAGGAGGAAATACAAAGACATATGTAGATAACGCTTCCAATCGAAGTTTAGGTAGGGTCGGAATGCCTCATGGTAGCATGTCAGTATCTCGTTCTAGTGGGAGTAGTTATAGTTCTGGTGATACTAGTTCCAAAACATATGTAGATAACTCGTCTAACCGTAGTTTAGGTAGAGTCGGAATGCCACTTGGTAGTATGGTTGTCTCAAAGAGTGGCTCAAGTGATAACTCGAGTCGAGCATCTAGCAGTGGGACCAAGTCATATGTCGATAACTCATACAACAGAAGCATTGGACGAGTAGGATTGGAACATGGTACTGCTGTGGTATCGGGCAAAAGTCCAATGAATTACggagaaaaaatattcaatgataGTGGTATTGGAGCCTCGTTCTGCGAATCTCCGTCACCATCACCTGCCGCCAAAGTCTATAAAGATAATCCTCTCAATCGTAGTCTTGGACGAGTTGGTTTGCCGCATGGTTCTGCTGTACATTCAAGAAACTCGTTTGCACCAGCACCCCCAGTTACTAAGAAATACGTTGACAACGCTTTCAACAGGTCAAAGGGGAGAGTTGGAAAGCCTCTAGGATCTATGTCTATTTCTAGAAAGAGTAACACAACGTCTGGAGCTTCGGATATATACAGAAATTATATGAGGAATCCT GTAAGAGAAATCGATTTCTCAAGAATGGAAatagatgaagaacagcaatatgAAGCTTGTGACGTGGCCCTCAGTCTTATACATAGAATGGAGGAGGTGATGCGATGGCAGAAGGAAACAAGTACGACACGTGACCCGCACACTTCCGATCGGGTACTGCAGAACTACAGAGGgactaaaattgattttaaagaCATTGAAATTATGCAGAAAATCGGCTCCGGTGGATTTGGTGACGTCCATTTTGCTAAATGGAGAGGAACAGTAGTTGCGGCCAAAAAACTTCGTGTTCAGAGAGTTTCAAAGCGTAGGTTGAAGGAATTTACAGATGAGATATTTCTTCTCTGTGAATTGGAGCATCCCAACATAGTAAAGTTTATCGGTGCTTCAGTCGTCACTCCAAATTTGTGCATTGTGATGGAATATATGCAGATGAGTTTGTTTGATGCGCTACATATCAAAGATGACATAGAGTTTTCAGAGgaagaaaaaattgaaataattcagCACACTGCTCTTGGTCTAGAATACTTGCATGATGCTAATATTGCTCATTGCGATATGAAATCCCAGAATGTTTTACTTGACTATGTTGCTGGTGAAACCCTTGTTGCTAAGATAACAGACTTTGGACTTAGTATGATGAAAAACGAAACTGAAACGTCAACTTCTGCAGGTGGAGATTACGTCCGCAACATCGGAACCCCTCGATACTCATCCCCAGAGAATTTGAGAGGTGAAGATCTTCAACTTCGGGATTTGAAGATGTCTGATATGTATTCATATTCCTTGATTGTTTTCGAAGTTTGCTGTGAAGATGAGCCGTTTTATAAGTTAACCTACCAACAGCTGAGAAAACAAGTTGGCGAGTTGGGCCTTACTCCAGAAATACCTTCCGACGTCTCTCTGCATAGTAATGTGCTTCGTCTGCTGAATAAATGTTGGGACCGTGATCCAAGACGGCGTCCAACCTCCAAACGCTTTGCTGAATATGCACTGCAATTTGATtctatttatcaaattgattGA